One Thermoanaerobacter pseudethanolicus ATCC 33223 DNA window includes the following coding sequences:
- a CDS encoding IS110 family transposase, which translates to MDVSLNDVKVHILDQEGNDASSRFSVENNPHGCDVIVSRILECCNKYNIQKVFIGLESTSVYGWHLQYYLADHSALKPYQPSITTFNANIINAFKKSLGNLPKNDWIDAFAIAEKLRFGRLPKSCSVDFRYLALQRLTRHRFHIVNSIVREKNYLLSNLFLKFSGLCQNKVFSNNFGATATEIFNEFFTLDDIAARPLDELAGFLVDKSKDRFDDPEATAKLLQEAVRKSYRINATVDDSLNFVIKSCFDNLQSLEKQKKAVEKAIINEVKGFNNEFLCLTSVKGIGPTIAAGLISEIGGISRFDNDNALAKFSGLYWSEYQSADFKAEDTYLKRTGNEYLRYYFIQAADQLRKYLPEFSQYYARKFKESKTHKHKRALVLTARKTVRLVFALLREEKLYKSPIMKGDDCIS; encoded by the coding sequence ATGGATGTAAGCCTGAATGATGTCAAGGTTCATATTCTCGACCAGGAGGGTAATGATGCTTCCTCCCGTTTTTCTGTAGAAAATAACCCTCATGGTTGTGATGTTATAGTATCACGTATCTTGGAGTGTTGTAATAAATACAATATTCAAAAGGTCTTTATTGGTTTGGAATCTACCTCAGTCTATGGCTGGCACCTCCAGTATTATTTGGCTGATCATTCTGCTCTTAAGCCTTATCAACCTTCTATTACTACTTTTAATGCAAATATTATTAATGCTTTTAAAAAGTCTCTCGGCAATTTACCTAAAAATGACTGGATTGATGCCTTTGCTATTGCCGAAAAACTGAGATTCGGTAGACTCCCTAAATCTTGTTCTGTAGATTTTAGATATCTTGCTCTCCAGAGGCTTACTCGCCATCGCTTTCACATTGTTAATAGTATTGTTAGAGAAAAAAATTATTTACTCAGCAATTTGTTCCTTAAGTTTAGCGGTTTGTGCCAAAATAAAGTCTTTAGTAATAATTTTGGAGCAACTGCTACTGAAATATTTAATGAGTTTTTCACCCTTGATGATATTGCGGCTCGACCGCTTGATGAACTTGCCGGCTTTTTGGTTGATAAGAGTAAAGATCGCTTTGATGATCCAGAAGCTACAGCTAAATTGCTTCAAGAGGCTGTTCGCAAGTCTTATAGAATTAATGCTACTGTAGATGATTCTTTAAACTTTGTTATCAAGTCTTGCTTTGACAATCTACAGTCCCTTGAAAAGCAGAAGAAAGCTGTAGAAAAAGCCATTATTAATGAGGTAAAAGGATTTAACAATGAATTTCTTTGTCTTACATCAGTAAAAGGTATTGGCCCAACCATCGCAGCCGGCTTAATATCTGAGATAGGCGGAATTTCAAGGTTTGATAATGATAATGCCCTTGCAAAGTTTTCCGGCCTTTATTGGTCAGAGTACCAGTCTGCTGATTTTAAAGCGGAGGACACATATCTCAAGCGTACTGGTAATGAGTATCTCAGATATTATTTTATTCAAGCAGCTGACCAGCTCAGGAAGTATTTACCTGAGTTCTCACAATACTATGCCCGCAAATTTAAAGAAAGCAAAACTCACAAGCATAAACGTGCTCTTGTATTGACTGCACGTAAAACTGTAAGGTTAGTCTTCGCTCTGCTGCGCGAAGAAAAACTTTATAAATCCCCAATAATGAAAGGAGATGATTGTATAAGTTAA
- a CDS encoding 2-hydroxyacid dehydrogenase — MFKVYVTRMIPEEGIELLKKYCEVEINPEDRPLKREELLDVIKDKDAVVTQLNEKVDAEFFDSAKNLKIVANYAVGFDNIDLKEATKRKIYVTNTPDVLTNATAELAWALLFAAARRVIEADKFTREGKFTGWAPNLFLGKAVTGKTLGVIGAGRIGQAFAKMSKGFDMKILYTANTPKEEFEKETGAKYVDLETLLKESDFVSLHVPLTPHTRHLIGEKELKLMKKTAILINTARGPVVDEKALVNALKNKDIYAAGLDVYEKEPEITEELKALDNVVILPHIGSATDEARRDMAVLVAQNIIDVIEGRTPRTLVNKDILEK, encoded by the coding sequence ATGTTTAAAGTGTATGTTACAAGGATGATTCCTGAGGAAGGGATTGAACTTTTAAAAAAGTACTGCGAAGTTGAAATAAACCCAGAAGACAGACCTCTTAAAAGAGAAGAATTGCTTGATGTAATAAAAGACAAAGATGCCGTTGTGACGCAGCTTAATGAAAAAGTTGATGCAGAATTTTTTGATTCAGCAAAAAATTTAAAAATTGTGGCAAATTACGCTGTAGGATTTGACAATATCGATCTAAAAGAGGCAACTAAGAGAAAAATTTATGTTACAAATACGCCAGATGTTTTGACAAATGCAACAGCAGAACTTGCATGGGCACTCCTCTTTGCAGCAGCTCGAAGGGTTATTGAGGCAGATAAATTCACAAGAGAAGGAAAATTTACTGGATGGGCACCGAACCTCTTTTTAGGTAAAGCTGTGACGGGAAAAACATTGGGAGTAATTGGTGCGGGGCGTATAGGACAAGCTTTCGCAAAGATGTCGAAAGGGTTTGACATGAAAATTTTATACACTGCAAACACTCCAAAAGAAGAATTTGAAAAAGAGACAGGTGCAAAGTATGTTGACTTGGAAACACTTTTGAAAGAATCGGATTTTGTATCACTTCATGTGCCGCTGACACCTCATACACGCCATTTAATAGGGGAAAAAGAATTAAAACTTATGAAAAAAACCGCAATTTTAATAAATACAGCGAGAGGTCCTGTTGTAGATGAAAAAGCGCTGGTAAATGCATTAAAAAATAAAGACATTTATGCAGCAGGTCTTGACGTATATGAAAAAGAACCGGAGATTACAGAGGAATTAAAAGCTTTAGATAATGTAGTAATACTTCCACATATAGGAAGTGCTACAGATGAGGCAAGGAGAGATATGGCAGTACTTGTTGCACAAAATATAATAGACGTAATAGAAGGAAGAACGCCGCGCACCCTTGTAAATAAAGACATATTGGAGAAGTAA
- a CDS encoding DeoR/GlpR family DNA-binding transcription regulator → MLVSTRRDKIKEIILKKKAVKVSELCEIFKVSDETIRRDLEELERQGLVERNYGGAVLKENIIIPPLVKRFKEHTEEKQKIAAKAVGEVKEGDVIFLDAGSTTYHIARLLKNFNNITVVTNALNVATELANNPNINLFITGGKLKTDNHSMVGFETLNCIGRYNIDILFLGTGGISLEKGLTTSDIFEAEAKKAMIKSASRVIVVADSSKFGKVAMVSFCTFEDVEKIITSGEQNKEIVEELKNYVKIEVV, encoded by the coding sequence ATGCTGGTTTCGACAAGGAGAGATAAAATCAAAGAAATCATTTTAAAAAAGAAAGCCGTTAAAGTCTCTGAGCTTTGTGAGATTTTCAAAGTTTCTGATGAGACAATAAGAAGGGACTTAGAAGAATTAGAAAGACAAGGACTGGTAGAGAGAAACTATGGAGGCGCAGTACTGAAAGAAAATATTATTATTCCTCCCCTTGTCAAAAGATTTAAAGAGCACACAGAAGAAAAGCAAAAAATTGCTGCAAAAGCGGTAGGAGAAGTAAAAGAAGGAGATGTCATTTTTTTAGATGCAGGTTCTACTACTTATCACATAGCCCGACTCCTTAAAAATTTTAATAACATAACTGTTGTGACAAATGCTTTAAACGTTGCTACAGAATTAGCTAATAATCCTAATATTAATCTTTTTATTACTGGTGGAAAATTAAAAACTGACAATCATTCAATGGTAGGCTTTGAAACACTAAATTGCATTGGCAGATACAACATTGACATCTTGTTTTTAGGAACTGGTGGCATTTCTTTAGAAAAAGGGCTTACGACGTCTGATATTTTTGAAGCAGAAGCTAAAAAAGCCATGATAAAATCAGCCAGCAGAGTAATTGTCGTGGCTGATAGCAGCAAATTTGGGAAAGTTGCAATGGTGTCCTTTTGCACATTTGAAGATGTAGAAAAGATAATAACCTCTGGAGAACAAAACAAAGAGATAGTAGAGGAATTAAAAAATTATGTAAAGATTGAAGTGGTATAG
- the gndA gene encoding NADP-dependent phosphogluconate dehydrogenase, translating into MKDIGLIGLAVMGQNLALNIARKKYSVSVFNRTPDRTQEFMKNKVKDEEIAAYYDIKSFVESLKKPRKIILMVKAGKPVDEMIQELLPYLDKGDLIIDGGNSYFKDTSRRINELKERGILYLGMGVSGGEAGALHGPSLMPGGSYDAYEMVKEILLKIAAQTEAGPCCTYVGNDSAGHFVKMVHNGIEYAIMQAIAEVYDVLRKVLKLSPEEIGEIFEKWNNGVLNSFLMEISYKIMKYKDKETGKYLVDLILDEAEQKGTGKWTSQTSLDLGIPTPSLNLAVEARTLSFFKEARVELSKKVTKTYPSIKVDKEKVINDLENALLFSVFVSFSQGLWLISEASKAFNYNIDLSEVLRIWKGGCIIRAKILDFLRDIIKENKENVNLLNSEKALSFLMDKIDSIKYITNLTKDFYLPTLVLNSSLDYFLSMIEENLPANLIQAQRDFFGAHTYRRIDKEGIFHTEWEAN; encoded by the coding sequence ATGAAAGACATTGGATTAATTGGATTGGCAGTAATGGGACAAAATCTTGCTCTAAATATTGCGAGGAAAAAGTATAGTGTATCTGTTTTTAACAGGACACCTGATAGAACACAAGAATTTATGAAAAACAAAGTAAAAGACGAAGAAATCGCAGCTTATTATGATATCAAGTCTTTTGTAGAATCTTTAAAAAAGCCGCGAAAAATCATCCTCATGGTTAAAGCAGGAAAACCAGTAGATGAAATGATTCAAGAACTTTTACCTTATCTAGATAAGGGAGATTTGATTATTGATGGAGGAAATTCCTACTTTAAAGATACCTCCAGGAGAATTAATGAATTAAAAGAAAGAGGCATATTGTACCTTGGAATGGGAGTGTCAGGAGGAGAAGCCGGAGCTTTACACGGGCCTTCTTTGATGCCAGGGGGATCTTACGATGCTTATGAGATGGTAAAAGAAATTCTTTTAAAAATTGCTGCTCAGACGGAAGCAGGTCCTTGCTGTACATACGTTGGAAATGATTCTGCAGGACACTTTGTCAAAATGGTTCACAACGGTATAGAATATGCCATAATGCAAGCAATAGCTGAGGTTTACGATGTACTTCGAAAGGTGTTAAAACTTTCTCCCGAAGAGATAGGAGAGATATTTGAAAAATGGAATAATGGGGTGTTAAACTCCTTCCTGATGGAAATTTCTTATAAAATAATGAAGTACAAAGACAAAGAAACAGGAAAATACCTCGTTGACCTCATATTAGACGAAGCAGAACAAAAAGGCACAGGCAAGTGGACTTCTCAAACTTCTTTGGATTTAGGAATCCCAACTCCTTCTTTAAATCTTGCAGTAGAAGCAAGAACTTTGTCTTTCTTTAAAGAGGCGAGAGTAGAATTGTCTAAAAAAGTAACAAAAACTTATCCTAGCATTAAGGTGGACAAAGAGAAAGTAATAAATGATTTGGAGAATGCATTGCTTTTTAGTGTTTTCGTCTCTTTTTCTCAAGGACTATGGCTTATATCTGAGGCTTCAAAGGCTTTTAACTATAACATTGACCTTTCAGAAGTTTTAAGAATTTGGAAAGGCGGATGCATCATAAGAGCCAAAATTTTAGATTTCTTAAGAGACATTATTAAAGAAAATAAAGAAAATGTAAATCTTCTTAACAGTGAAAAGGCGTTATCTTTCTTAATGGATAAAATTGATTCAATAAAATATATCACTAATTTAACAAAAGATTTTTACCTTCCAACGCTTGTACTTAATTCTTCATTAGATTATTTCTTGAGCATGATAGAAGAAAACTTGCCTGCTAATCTAATCCAAGCTCAAAGAGATTTCTTCGGTGCTCACACTTACAGAAGAATAGACAAAGAGGGAATTTTCCACACTGAATGGGAGGCAAACTAA
- a CDS encoding gluconokinase has product MEYLIGVDIGTTATKAIAFNREGVIISKKSVEYPIYHPKPTWSEQDPEEIFHAVLISIKDVVEENNAMGNKLEGISFSAAMHSLIAVDPEGKPLTNCIIWADTRSEEYAKKMKESKVAHSIYLKTGTPIHPMSPLCKLLWMKENNSEIFNKAYKFISIKEYVFYKLFSIYIVDYSIASATGLFDTYKLKWDDEALNLIGISPDRLSIPVSTTHTVRGLKDGYAKFLNIPKSTPFIIGASDGCLSNLGTNAVKPGVAAVTIGTSGAIRVISNKPVSDPGERIFSYILTENHYVVGGPINNGGIVLRWFRDNFYPLEVENAKKENIDFYDILTQKVDSIPVGASGLIFLPYLLGERAPHWDANARGVFFGVNITHTREHFLRALMEGVIFGIYSVGKVLEQITGNIEKIYATGGFVRSSLWVKILADVFNKKVLVAESYESSCLGAVVLGMKSLGLISSIEDVEKMVPISQTIYPDKNHHYTYTRLFEIYERLYDQLKNEFIRIINLQ; this is encoded by the coding sequence ATGGAATATTTAATAGGGGTAGATATAGGCACGACAGCTACTAAGGCTATAGCATTTAATAGGGAGGGTGTTATTATATCTAAAAAGAGTGTTGAGTATCCTATATACCATCCAAAACCTACATGGAGTGAGCAGGACCCTGAAGAGATATTTCATGCGGTTTTAATTTCTATAAAGGATGTAGTTGAAGAAAACAATGCAATGGGTAATAAACTTGAGGGTATAAGTTTTAGTGCAGCTATGCATAGTTTAATAGCTGTAGATCCTGAAGGGAAACCATTGACCAATTGTATAATCTGGGCTGATACAAGAAGTGAAGAATATGCAAAGAAAATGAAAGAAAGTAAGGTCGCACATTCCATATATCTAAAAACGGGAACTCCGATACACCCTATGTCACCACTTTGTAAACTTTTATGGATGAAGGAGAATAATAGTGAGATTTTTAATAAGGCGTATAAATTTATATCAATAAAGGAATATGTCTTTTACAAATTATTTTCAATATATATCGTTGATTATTCTATTGCATCTGCAACAGGGCTGTTTGATACTTATAAATTAAAATGGGATGATGAGGCACTGAATCTCATTGGCATTTCGCCTGATAGACTATCTATTCCTGTTTCTACAACACATACTGTTAGAGGGCTAAAAGATGGATATGCGAAGTTTTTAAATATACCTAAAAGTACACCATTTATAATTGGGGCTAGCGATGGATGTTTATCAAACCTAGGTACCAATGCTGTAAAACCTGGTGTAGCTGCTGTCACAATAGGTACCAGCGGTGCGATAAGGGTAATTTCAAACAAACCGGTGTCAGATCCAGGCGAGAGAATATTTTCTTATATACTTACTGAAAATCATTATGTAGTAGGCGGTCCAATCAATAACGGAGGTATAGTGCTAAGATGGTTTAGAGACAACTTTTATCCGTTAGAAGTTGAAAATGCAAAAAAAGAAAATATTGATTTCTACGATATTTTAACTCAAAAAGTAGATAGTATTCCTGTGGGAGCAAGCGGATTAATATTTCTCCCTTATTTACTAGGAGAGAGAGCACCCCATTGGGATGCCAATGCTCGAGGCGTTTTTTTTGGAGTAAATATAACCCATACGAGAGAACACTTTCTAAGGGCATTAATGGAGGGTGTAATATTTGGAATATATAGTGTAGGAAAAGTCTTAGAGCAGATTACTGGTAACATAGAAAAAATTTATGCTACTGGTGGGTTTGTAAGGTCATCACTATGGGTTAAGATCCTAGCGGATGTTTTTAATAAAAAGGTTTTGGTAGCAGAAAGCTATGAGAGTTCATGTCTTGGTGCAGTTGTTCTAGGGATGAAGTCTCTCGGTTTAATAAGCTCAATTGAAGATGTTGAAAAAATGGTTCCGATATCACAAACCATATATCCAGATAAAAATCACCATTATACTTATACAAGGTTATTTGAAATATATGAACGTCTATATGATCAACTAAAAAATGAGTTTATTAGAATAATAAATCTGCAATAA
- a CDS encoding Uma2 family endonuclease codes for MENIIPKNKRITYEEFEEIDSKTDEMLEFINGEIYLLSAPSVAHQRILTNLSTEFGIYFRDKKCKHFVAPLDVILQNAQEKHKVQPDIAVICDEKGLTENNYTKSNNPNICMQLQSPLS; via the coding sequence ATGGAAAATATAATACCTAAAAATAAAAGAATTACTTATGAAGAATTCGAAGAAATAGACTCTAAAACTGATGAAATGCTCGAATTCATAAACGGCGAAATATATTTGTTATCCGCACCTTCAGTGGCACACCAAAGAATTTTAACGAACTTATCGACAGAATTTGGAATATATTTTAGAGATAAAAAGTGCAAACATTTTGTTGCCCCTTTAGATGTTATACTACAAAATGCTCAAGAAAAGCACAAAGTACAGCCAGATATAGCTGTTATTTGTGATGAAAAAGGACTCACTGAAAATAACTATACCAAGTCCAATAATCCCAATATCTGTATGCAATTGCAATCACCTTTATCATAA